Proteins encoded together in one Pseudomonas sp. ADAK13 window:
- a CDS encoding Bug family tripartite tricarboxylate transporter substrate binding protein, producing the protein MNMTLSLRKFALTASCMLFASQLMAAEPKRPECIAPASPGGGFDLTCKLAQSALVNEKLLSKPMRVTYMPGGVGAVAYNAVVAQRPADAGTLVAWSSGSLLNLAQGKFGRFDESAVRWLAAVGTSYGAIAVKSDSPYKNLDDLVKALKKDPGSVVIGSGGTVGSQDWMQTALIAKAAGINPRDLRYVALEGGGEIATALLGGHIQVGSTDISDSMPHILSGDMRLLAVFSDERLDEPEMKNIPTAKEQGYDIVWPVVRGFYLGPKVSDEDYAWWKDAFDKLLASDEFAKLRDQRELFPFAMTGPELDTYVKKQVADYKVLAKEFGLIQ; encoded by the coding sequence ATGAACATGACCCTTTCACTGCGTAAATTTGCCCTGACGGCCAGCTGCATGCTGTTCGCCAGCCAATTGATGGCCGCCGAACCCAAGCGCCCGGAATGCATCGCCCCGGCGTCACCGGGCGGTGGTTTTGACCTGACCTGCAAACTGGCGCAAAGCGCGCTGGTCAACGAGAAACTGCTGAGCAAGCCGATGCGCGTGACCTACATGCCCGGCGGCGTGGGCGCAGTGGCTTACAACGCCGTCGTGGCCCAGCGCCCGGCAGATGCCGGCACGCTGGTGGCGTGGTCCAGCGGTTCGCTGTTGAACCTGGCCCAGGGCAAATTTGGCCGCTTCGATGAAAGCGCCGTGCGCTGGCTCGCGGCCGTCGGCACCAGCTACGGTGCCATCGCGGTGAAAAGCGATTCGCCCTACAAAAACCTCGACGATCTGGTCAAGGCCCTGAAGAAAGATCCCGGCAGCGTGGTGATCGGTTCCGGCGGCACCGTCGGCAGCCAGGACTGGATGCAAACCGCCCTGATCGCCAAGGCCGCCGGGATCAACCCGCGCGACCTGCGTTACGTAGCGCTGGAAGGCGGCGGTGAAATCGCCACCGCCCTGCTCGGCGGGCACATCCAGGTGGGCAGTACCGACATCTCCGACTCCATGCCGCACATCCTCAGCGGCGACATGCGCCTGCTGGCGGTGTTCTCCGACGAGCGCCTGGACGAGCCGGAAATGAAGAACATTCCGACCGCCAAGGAACAAGGCTACGACATCGTCTGGCCGGTGGTGCGTGGCTTCTACCTCGGGCCAAAAGTCAGCGACGAAGACTACGCCTGGTGGAAAGACGCCTTCGACAAACTGCTGGCCTCCGACGAGTTCGCCAAGCTGCGTGACCAGCGCGAGCTGTTCCCGTTCGCCATGACCGGCCCGGAGCTGGACACCTACGTGAAGAAACAGGTGGCTGACTACAAAGTGCTGGCCAAAGAGTTCGGCCTGATCCAGTAA
- a CDS encoding OprD family porin → MLRTQPPARSSRITQTALASAAALAGFSPAGQAAFFEDSTATLETRNMYFNRDFRDGTSAQQSKRDEWAQGFMLNLQSGYTDGTVGFGVDALGMLGVKLDSSPDRTGTGLLPTHDDGRAANEYSKLGLTGKVKISATELKIGALIPELPILKPNDGRILPQTFEGGLLSSKEFKNLVFTGGRLNKAKDRDDTNYEDIGLNNKNSRFLSGATGKHFDFGGVDYKFADKITGSYHFAQLDDVYRQHFLGLVASRPMGPGTFGADLRLAVSDDTGAARGGKIDNTSLNGLFSYALNGHKLSAGYQHMSGDSAFPYVDGSDPYLVNFVQINDFAGAEERSWQARYDYDFAKLGIPGLSFMSRYLSGDNIKLKNGETGKEWERNSEIRYVVQSGTFKDVAVRLRNATYRSNYSARDADEVRLLVSYSVALW, encoded by the coding sequence ATGCTGCGCACACAGCCGCCTGCTCGTTCTTCTCGTATCACCCAGACCGCCCTCGCCAGTGCCGCCGCCCTTGCCGGTTTTTCGCCTGCAGGCCAAGCCGCCTTTTTCGAGGACAGCACCGCCACTCTCGAAACCCGCAACATGTACTTCAACCGCGACTTTCGCGACGGTACCAGTGCACAACAATCCAAACGCGACGAGTGGGCCCAGGGCTTTATGCTCAACCTGCAGTCGGGCTACACCGACGGCACCGTCGGCTTTGGCGTGGATGCGCTGGGCATGCTGGGGGTCAAGCTCGACTCCAGCCCCGACCGCACCGGCACCGGCCTGCTGCCGACCCACGATGACGGCCGGGCCGCCAACGAATATTCCAAGCTCGGCCTGACCGGCAAAGTGAAGATCTCCGCCACCGAACTGAAAATCGGCGCGCTGATCCCCGAGCTGCCGATCCTCAAGCCCAACGACGGGCGCATCCTGCCGCAGACGTTTGAAGGCGGCCTGTTGAGTTCCAAGGAATTCAAGAACCTGGTGTTCACCGGCGGGCGCCTGAACAAGGCCAAGGACCGCGACGACACCAACTACGAAGACATCGGCCTCAACAACAAGAACAGCCGCTTCCTGAGCGGCGCCACCGGCAAGCATTTCGACTTCGGTGGCGTGGACTACAAGTTCGCCGACAAGATCACCGGCAGCTACCACTTCGCCCAACTCGACGATGTGTACCGCCAGCACTTCCTTGGCCTCGTGGCGTCTCGCCCGATGGGCCCCGGCACCTTCGGCGCCGACCTGCGCCTGGCCGTCAGTGACGATACCGGAGCAGCCCGCGGCGGCAAGATCGACAACACGTCCCTCAACGGCCTCTTCAGCTATGCGCTCAATGGCCATAAGCTCAGCGCCGGCTACCAGCACATGTCGGGCGACAGCGCCTTTCCCTACGTGGATGGCAGCGACCCGTACCTGGTCAACTTCGTGCAGATCAACGACTTTGCCGGCGCCGAAGAGCGCTCCTGGCAGGCACGCTACGACTACGACTTCGCCAAGCTAGGGATCCCCGGCCTGAGCTTCATGAGCCGTTACCTGTCGGGTGACAACATCAAGCTCAAGAACGGCGAGACCGGCAAGGAATGGGAACGCAACAGCGAGATCCGCTACGTGGTGCAAAGCGGCACCTTCAAGGATGTGGCCGTGCGCTTGCGTAACGCCACTTACCGCTCCAACTATTCGGCCCGTGATGCGGATGAAGTGCGCCTGCTGGTGAGCTACAGCGTCGCACTGTGGTAA